In bacterium, the following proteins share a genomic window:
- a CDS encoding flippase → MDAAIYRNSFILVALRFIEPLFSLVVITAISRAMGPTVLGSYSFLITFTGFVFVIGQMGLTPLLTRDVAKHRDQAAVYLNSAVVIGCCALLPAIAAMYYAVRFFQLTPEVKFCVFVISLSVLPGLITSSFEAIFMAFEKTELILQRRVAASLFRMLLMLVAVWEKCPLHYLVLIDVCNSVFSVYICSAAFSKNIAKIQYKIDFRNVIALLRQSPTFFGLTILTMLAARADVLLLTRFSTMKEVALYTVAYKLFELNMVLPQAYVNATFPRFSSLFFSSRFLFESATRRVFIHVVAYAVFSACLMMTAGPLVLSLLFGEKFSGSFNVLRVLSIGLIPYAFGRVLSSALTAGNQQRFDLVAAVCATTLNLVLNVVLIPHFGSIGSAMALCSSLTAGCVIIALFATRLIGRDFIFRALWWGSGIVIGSLCLCFMAAFHGMVALSVFIIICILVGYIYLIKCDGWRQILASSVSLFRRLKNP, encoded by the coding sequence ATGGATGCCGCGATATACAGGAACTCCTTTATCCTTGTAGCACTGCGATTCATCGAGCCGCTTTTTTCTCTGGTCGTAATCACGGCAATATCCCGGGCAATGGGGCCGACCGTGTTGGGGTCCTATTCATTTCTGATCACCTTCACGGGTTTCGTCTTCGTAATTGGCCAGATGGGGCTGACCCCGCTTCTTACCCGCGATGTGGCTAAACATCGTGATCAAGCGGCGGTATATTTGAATAGCGCGGTGGTCATCGGATGCTGCGCCTTGTTGCCCGCAATAGCGGCGATGTATTATGCGGTCCGATTCTTTCAGTTGACGCCGGAAGTCAAGTTCTGCGTGTTCGTTATCAGTCTCTCCGTCTTGCCGGGACTTATTACCTCCTCATTTGAGGCCATTTTTATGGCCTTCGAGAAAACTGAGTTAATTCTCCAGCGGCGAGTTGCCGCGAGCCTTTTCAGGATGTTGCTAATGCTGGTGGCCGTCTGGGAAAAATGCCCGCTGCATTATTTGGTCCTGATAGACGTTTGCAACTCGGTCTTCTCCGTGTATATTTGCTCAGCCGCTTTTAGCAAGAACATTGCCAAGATCCAGTACAAGATCGACTTTCGGAATGTGATCGCCCTGCTCAGACAATCGCCTACCTTTTTCGGCTTGACGATATTGACGATGCTGGCCGCGCGGGCTGATGTGCTTCTGCTCACCCGTTTCTCAACAATGAAAGAGGTGGCGCTCTATACGGTGGCCTATAAGCTTTTTGAACTGAACATGGTTTTGCCGCAGGCATATGTCAATGCCACCTTTCCGCGTTTTTCAAGTTTGTTCTTCTCTAGTCGTTTTTTATTTGAGTCAGCCACCCGGCGTGTGTTTATCCATGTGGTAGCCTACGCAGTCTTTTCCGCCTGTCTCATGATGACTGCCGGTCCTTTAGTCCTCAGTCTCCTCTTTGGGGAGAAATTCTCGGGATCTTTCAATGTGCTGCGAGTGTTGAGTATTGGGCTGATTCCATACGCTTTCGGGCGGGTACTTTCGAGTGCGCTCACTGCGGGTAATCAGCAACGGTTTGATCTCGTTGCCGCAGTTTGTGCCACCACACTCAACTTGGTTTTAAACGTTGTTCTAATTCCGCACTTTGGGAGCATCGGCTCGGCCATGGCGTTGTGTTCATCACTTACGGCCGGATGCGTGATCATTGCGTTATTTGCAACCCGGCTCATTGGGAGAGACTTTATATTCCGTGCGTTATGGTGGGGAAGTGGAATTGTGATCGGCAGCTTGTGCCTGTGCTTCATGGCGGCGTTTCATGGCATGGTCGCGCTAAGTGTCTTTATTATAATTTGTATCCTGGTCGGTTACATCTATTTAATTAAGTGTGACGGCTGGAGACAAATATTGGCGAGCTCGGTTTCTCTATTTAGGAGATTGAAGAATCCATGA
- a CDS encoding glycosyltransferase → MSRSSSPGSHRRLKVLQVLPSMDMGGAERLVLNLLDELDRNDFQTEVCVLGDSPFVEAVKQRGVPVSQVQSFRSSKDVGFLRRLIRAVKLVRPDVIHSHIWLPSFYAGLCGRALGIPVIGTFHSNYNVESLYERFSLCVTNWCCYKVVLVSQSQMRHFRLLARSGNISVILNGVCLPEDVEAQGAGRCQNIRKELGLESEERVITCVANLRPVKAHSLLLDAFRAVAEVQPNLKLLLVGDGPLLASLRGQCEDSGIRTMVQFLGVRADVLDILAITDVFVSSSSSEALSMAILEAMAMGKPVIATDVGGNSELIQHGADGLLVPYGDPRAMADAIISFLTDRDYAAQLGTRAKAKMRSCFTASKMAEHYANLYRAAKDINPDPCN, encoded by the coding sequence ATGAGCCGAAGTTCTAGTCCTGGGTCGCATCGTAGGTTAAAGGTTTTGCAGGTTCTTCCGTCAATGGATATGGGCGGTGCCGAGCGCCTGGTACTCAATTTGTTGGATGAGCTGGATCGCAACGATTTTCAGACAGAAGTCTGTGTACTTGGTGACAGCCCGTTTGTGGAAGCCGTAAAGCAACGTGGAGTCCCTGTTAGTCAGGTTCAGTCGTTTCGAAGCAGCAAGGATGTGGGCTTTCTTAGGAGGCTGATTCGAGCTGTAAAATTAGTGAGGCCAGATGTAATTCATTCGCATATCTGGCTTCCGAGCTTTTACGCGGGCCTCTGCGGTCGGGCGTTAGGTATCCCCGTCATTGGCACATTTCATTCAAACTATAACGTGGAAAGCTTATATGAGAGGTTTTCGCTCTGCGTGACAAATTGGTGCTGCTATAAAGTGGTTTTGGTGTCTCAGTCCCAGATGCGACATTTTCGATTATTAGCGCGTTCTGGAAATATCTCTGTGATCCTTAATGGAGTGTGTCTTCCTGAAGACGTGGAGGCGCAGGGTGCAGGGCGGTGTCAAAATATAAGAAAAGAATTGGGACTTGAGTCGGAAGAGAGGGTGATTACGTGTGTTGCAAACCTGCGGCCGGTAAAGGCCCATTCTCTCCTTTTGGATGCGTTCCGCGCGGTAGCAGAGGTACAGCCCAATCTGAAGTTGCTATTGGTCGGTGATGGCCCGCTTCTGGCCTCCCTCCGGGGACAGTGTGAGGACTCTGGAATCAGAACGATGGTTCAGTTTCTTGGAGTAAGAGCGGACGTGCTGGATATACTGGCAATAACGGATGTATTCGTCAGTTCGTCATCCAGCGAAGCGCTATCCATGGCCATCCTAGAGGCAATGGCTATGGGTAAGCCGGTGATTGCCACTGATGTAGGAGGAAACAGCGAACTTATCCAGCATGGGGCTGACGGTTTGCTTGTACCGTATGGCGACCCGAGAGCAATGGCGGACGCTATCATCAGTTTTCTAACTGACCGGGACTACGCCGCTCAACTTGGTACAAGAGCCAAGGCCAAGATGAGATCTTGTTTTACTGCGAGCAAGATGGCTGAACACTACGCTAACTTGTATCGAGCCGCGAAGGATATAAACCCCGATCCCTGCAACTGA
- a CDS encoding glycosyltransferase has product MKLSIIIICKNEERHIGACIDAALRASRHFDNTEVILVDSCSIDETVRIAKQYPIVVLQLRAHWRQTPAAGRVIGFLQSNGEFVMFVDGDSIICEGFLKEALFRFEENPKVAAISGRRREIYWKGSTVVGEERDINKVGPAIRSISVAPGSAIYRRTALNRVGCFNPYLFAEEEAELGERLIWGGFDILALPIDMVVHNTVPRERISSLFRRMKNRFHLGLGQVIRYRVHEGRPVRAFLAGANRALQFLVWFVAGCLSAGISALTNCWFVALSWMVISVFLILGFMVKSRSLTKPFRYIVIWSVQAYSIIRGFLLEPVSPSRYPTDVIVLKEAGYPLTTKAEGAT; this is encoded by the coding sequence ATGAAACTATCCATTATAATCATATGCAAGAATGAGGAGCGGCACATCGGTGCTTGTATTGACGCAGCACTGCGTGCGTCACGCCATTTTGACAATACGGAAGTGATACTCGTGGATTCCTGCTCCATCGACGAGACGGTAAGGATCGCTAAGCAATACCCGATTGTTGTTCTGCAGCTACGAGCGCATTGGCGGCAAACCCCCGCGGCAGGGCGGGTGATCGGCTTCCTCCAGAGCAACGGGGAATTCGTCATGTTTGTGGATGGAGATTCGATCATATGTGAGGGTTTTCTCAAGGAGGCTCTGTTCCGCTTTGAAGAGAATCCCAAGGTTGCCGCGATCAGTGGGAGGAGAAGGGAGATCTACTGGAAGGGCAGCACGGTTGTTGGCGAGGAACGGGATATAAACAAAGTCGGCCCGGCCATTCGATCCATTTCGGTTGCTCCGGGATCAGCAATTTACAGGCGGACGGCACTGAACCGAGTCGGATGTTTCAATCCATATCTTTTTGCCGAGGAAGAAGCCGAACTTGGGGAGCGCCTGATATGGGGTGGATTTGATATTCTCGCTCTCCCGATCGACATGGTGGTTCATAACACCGTTCCACGGGAGAGAATTAGTTCTCTGTTCAGACGGATGAAGAACCGCTTCCATTTGGGCCTCGGACAAGTCATTCGGTACCGAGTGCATGAGGGTCGGCCAGTTAGAGCCTTTCTGGCGGGGGCGAACCGAGCCCTGCAGTTTCTCGTGTGGTTTGTAGCAGGCTGCCTCTCAGCAGGGATCTCAGCCCTGACGAACTGTTGGTTTGTTGCGTTATCTTGGATGGTTATATCAGTTTTCCTAATCCTTGGATTCATGGTGAAAAGCAGGAGCCTGACAAAACCATTCCGTTACATTGTTATTTGGTCGGTTCAAGCCTACTCCATCATACGGGGGTTCCTGCTTGAACCAGTCAGCCCAAGCCGTTACCCCACGGATGTGATCGTTCTTAAAGAGGCGGGTTATCCGCTGACCACGAAAGCCGAAGGAGCAACATGA